TTTGTTAAGATCATACCTGTGTATAATGACATCCTGATTCTTTTCCAAGTATTGTCTGGAAAGATTTTAGGTCATCAGAAAACTGGTTAAGCTGGTTATGTGGCTAAAGTACTGTTTttgctaagagcgggccagactaagaggggcgtcttttcactgttagccgcgcgaaatttggccaaacagagcaaaccataggcctagtttgcatcagtttgacatggtaagtatatgtaaacaccaaacatggagtataatacaaactcctccttttgggaGGTTTCTATGTATTTTCACTTTTCACTATCATGTTAATTAGCAGATAGTTAaaatatggtgtgtgttgttgttgttgttttttgataggATCATTCTCACCCCTCATATTTTCAGCTGATTCTGGTATCATGATATGCTGCATACAGTAATTGTTTGTAGCATTACACTACAGCAGTTTTGTTTGTACCTATATAGCAACTCACTATAGCATACTTCTTTTTGGCATTGTCTAGTAATGTCACATTTGTGCTGCCACATGAACACAAGGGATAGGCATTATAGAAGAAAATATGTAAGGGTGTATGTGTAAAAAATGTGTATTGAATAATCCTGTGTACAGAATCCTGAGATCAGATAATGAATTGTGACTGTACAAGAATAAGTGTTTGTGATAATGATGGGATGATTGAATCTATATACTCTCATCCAAATAAAACTGACCATTATATTGCATTTGTGTCACAGGTTTTAATTGACCGTAGTTctgtgaaagaaaaacacaaaataataaaacaactaTAGACATGAGaaaagatagtaaaaaaaaaaaaaaagaaaatatggaCCACTGCAAACAAGGTATGATGTCGAAACAAAGGAGTAATCTCACAAGCATTTTATCAGTTTTCTGCTTCGTGTGTCAATAAGcaataagcttcttttttttttaaaaagttgtaAATATAATCTTtatttgctgcacacacacacacacacacacacacacatgtatgcatgcaatcAATAAGcttcttttataaaaaaaaaatttataaatatTATCTTtatttgctgcacacacacacacacagacatatatatatatgcatgcacacacgcactcacacatatgcatgctATAAAGCTTTTCCTTTCATTATTCATATATTAATATGTTCTGGTCTGGTTGCACTCAAATCATTCTGTACAAGTATCACAGTTGCTtgaatttttaaaagaaaaggaaaagaacacacacaaaagatagcAAGCATTTTTTCAAACATAAGTCAGTGGGATGTCAGGACAGTTAAAATTCTTGGGTGGATAACACAAGTTTTGTCTTTAGGCATAATGGGCATTTAGCCTAAGAAAATGAGATCAACATAACTTAATCAACTTTACTTCTGACATTTGAATTACCAAAATATGAAACATTAAAGCATCAGCTGTAGACTTGCTTGCCACTGCCAACTATGCATTTCATTTTTACAAAATTACATTGTTCCTTaagctttttgaaaaaaaaacacacaaagattgATGTGTTAGTCTGTTTAATTTTTCAAGTCTGACAGTTGAATTTTTCTTGCATAAACAGAAAATTGTTAGAATGTTTTTCAAATGACTGTATCATAAAGACTTTTTCATCTGTGATTGTCTCATCAAGCATGTATAGAtatattggtttttgttgttgctgtaaattTCAAACAGCCAAACCACCATGCTGTCTTCCTATTGTTAAGCTGGCAGTGGTACTCAGTGTCCAAAGCTTATTTGTTTCGAAAGAAAAGATGATGAATCATGTTTGAATCACACTTTCCATCTCCGTTAAACAAATAAGCTAGGGTCCTGAATACAGAAGCAAAGTGTTCAGCAGTGAACCATGATGAAATTTTTCATTCATGTCAGAGATATGGTGCGCAAagactttcttttttccttttttctttttctttgtagtTATCACAGCACCACATGTGGTAAAAAGGCCAATGTAACATACACAAAATGGATGTACACAGAAAtcttcacatcacagcacaacactccaTGGGGTCAGAGCTCAGGGCTGGTCAAATCCCCAGCGGCTGTTGTAGGCGAAGGTTGGAACATGGCCTGCATCAATCCGCGTGGTGATTGGCAGCTCTCGGTGGCGACGCTCCCGCTCGTTCTCGATGCGCTCATGGTAGTAGCCATAGTATTCCCCACGACCTCTACGTACTGGTGGGGTCCAGGCGTCGGATTTGGGCCAGGGCTGCAAGAAGAGCTCTCTGCCGGGCATGGATGGCAGAGCGCGCGTGTAGCCGTTGAGCTTCAGCTCCGGCACATTGCAGGGTCTGATGCCTACGCGCGGGAAGTAGTAAcctgcagtgcaacacaacatgCATTATTTATGTGGTTTTAATTTTagaggagcagcaacaacagcagcagtatttGTAGCAGCAGTATtgaaatctttctctttttttaacttCTGCTTCAATATTTCAATGCTGAAGTTACCAAACAAATACATAGCAGTGATCAACATTACAAAACAGTGAAACAGATCACCacattttcttatttcttcttttttctccttgctGAAAAAGAACATTCAAACATTTCATCACATTGCAaatacacataacacactgtGGTTATTTTGCAATAATTCTACAGAAATTGAGTTATGATTCAAAGACGGGAAAAAACATAATAAACAGTTAATATCATAACTGTTCAATATTATAAGCAATGGTTATACAACATGCTGCAAGGATTGTATGAAAATCATTAGCCATGATTGTTTATCCCTCTTCCCAGCCCACACGCAAGCACACCTTAATGCCTGTGTTTTGATAAGTTCTGAGCAAATGGGAAAACACTGCCGTTAGTGTCAACACTTTGGGCGCAAAATATTGTGttaaatttcagtttcaaggaggtgccaaaACCTATGGATAGATCCATACATTCGCTATTCAtctgctttaaaaagaaaaagagcagatTCCTCTTCTTCACTTAAACCCAGGCTTTGAGTGCCTgtgctaggtttgtgtaaaacattttttgaataataataacaaaatttaAAATGTACTAAAGGTTGGGCTACAGAACCCAAAATATAACGAGAAAAACCCCTTAAaatgctaacacacacaaaaagtgtataaaaaaagaaaacaaacatattcAATTTACCTGACGGCTGATCACGGTTCCTCATAAATTTCACCCAGCTGTCTTCTGATTGGAGGTCCTTAGCATCTCTTCTGGTCTCCGGAGGCAGAGAGCGGAAGTCTTGATATTTGATCCAGGAGCGTTCTGACGGGACATAATAGGCACACCCTCCCCACAAGTAGGACTTGCCATCGCCAGAGAAGTAGTTGTTGCTGGGTGTTGAATAGCGGGGAGCAGGCAGCTCCGGCTTGATGTTGTAAGAAGAGGAACTGCAGTGGGACAAAAATGTGTTTTCAATCATATGtagtgcagaaaaaaaacataaggtTTGTCTTTTGTGTCCATCTAGAAAGCACAATGACGGAGAGTCAAACTTCTATATAGGGCACAACAGTTGTCGTCCCTAATTGTCTTCTACCACCATTATATGAAAGAACTGTTTGACAAGATGTTGATAACCTTCAGAAAACACAAATCTAATCAAAGAGTCTAAAACAAGCCTTTCATAGCACAAGAATGCCTACTAGTCCATTAAATTTTAAAAGTAAAATCTCATTGAGATAAAATCAGTAGCTATACCCATGGAACCGCCAGAAATAAAATCCATAGTCTAAACATCCGTAGAATGACCTTGACAGTAGCATACAAACACTGCAAAACATAGATCACAAGACTCCATGGAAAAACATCAAGATTATGGCCATGAAAATCAGTTCACCCAAGGAGCACTAGCAACAAAggcaaaatcatacacacacacacacacctcagtaacTTTAACTGCAATAATCCAgtcaaaacagaaaacaatcaGAATGCAATCCCTGCATACGTGGTGGGGACTCGCATCACTGCACTAAATATCAGGCATGAGAGCATACACAGTATGAATGCAAACTGCAAATCCAACTTTTGGCATTctttacatacatatattcaagTAGGCATTGCAATACACAATCTATATTTAGGACTCACTCAAATATGCATGCTTACTAAGGCATATTAATACATCTTAAAATTGTGAATATGCAAGCAACATgaaagcgcatgcacacacacacacacacacatgtacgttcaTACAAACATAGGCATCTTCCTTCACAAACTGATGACCTTTTACACTCACCCTCCCTctaaaactcacacacatgcatagatatacatacaaatataaaTTTTGAAGGCCTTAACATCTGATCAAGAGCTGTTTGTGAACTAAGGAGCATGACCAGCTGAATTAATCTTTATGTGATTTGAGAATAAGATTGAACACTGAATGACGCTATTTTAGTATTTAATGTGGCACCAAAAGATGTGTCAAAGGCACAGTGATGTGACACAAAAAATGGCCAACTGCCTCGCCTTAATGCAAATTGTACATAAATTACCTGCACAGTGTTTTGCAAGGAAACATGAAATATGCAAAGTAATACTGTAGTAACATCTATCTAGAGTCAATAATAGGACAAATGATAAAATGAGGTGGTCAAGAATGGAAATTATGTGACAAAAATATTGTACAATTCgcaaacaaaaaatgattttaaaaaaataataaatacattatTTAAATTTGtaactcctttttttcttcttcttcttttttttaaaaccaaataTCCGTCTTCGCTTCATTTGGTTGTCGTGTTCTTTCAAACGAAGACATTTAAAACAACTGAATTATGTACCCTTGATACACATCTGAACACAAAATAGCAACATTTTTACTGCATGAAGTAACTGGTACAAATTTATATTCGATGAAACATTCAAATCAAATAAATCAAGACTCAACTCCTATGCCAGTGGTTATTTCAAAGTCGTGAGTATAAAGTATTCAAAAATTAAAGCTCACCGTGTTGTTGCTGCCTGCATCGTTTTCCTGTAGAGGTCGCTGCCGTCTGCAGTTGCTAGGCGACAGGTAAACTAGGTAGCTGACAGGAAGTTGCTGTCTGCTTGGTGAAAAGCACAGTGCCATTTGAAGAAGGAGCGCTGCGCGGACAGTGGTAAGTCAGTGGTGttctatttatttgtatttctcttataaaaaaaacataaacaagcaatcacacacacacattcacacacagagacgcacgcacggcgcactcatgcacacatgggcacacacgcacgcacacacacacacacgcgcgcgcgcgcg
The sequence above is a segment of the Babylonia areolata isolate BAREFJ2019XMU chromosome 19, ASM4173473v1, whole genome shotgun sequence genome. Coding sequences within it:
- the LOC143293753 gene encoding uncharacterized protein LOC143293753, with the translated sequence MQAATTRSSSYNIKPELPAPRYSTPSNNYFSGDGKSYLWGGCAYYVPSERSWIKYQDFRSLPPETRRDAKDLQSEDSWVKFMRNRDQPSGYYFPRVGIRPCNVPELKLNGYTRALPSMPGRELFLQPWPKSDAWTPPVRRGRGEYYGYYHERIENERERRHRELPITTRIDAGHVPTFAYNSRWGFDQP